A genomic region of Candidatus Binataceae bacterium contains the following coding sequences:
- a CDS encoding enoyl-CoA hydratase/isomerase family protein — translation MTQSRYGDVSVAIENNVGQVEIHRPPHNFFDVELIRNLADAFNALDEDPACRASVLSAEGKSFCAGANFANREPTGARSGENTNPLYSEGVRLFSCKKPFIAAVQGAAIGGGLGLALVADFRVATPEARFAANFVKIGIHPGFGLTYVLPRLIGQQKANLLFLTGRRINGQEAYQWGLADMLVEPDRLRAAATELAAEIAENAPLAIMSTRATMRHGLAEAVKKQTDHENIEQMRLMKTEDHREGVKAVGERRPGKFVGR, via the coding sequence ATGACGCAATCCAGATATGGTGATGTATCGGTAGCGATCGAAAACAATGTCGGCCAGGTCGAGATTCATCGGCCGCCGCATAACTTTTTCGACGTCGAGTTGATCCGCAATCTCGCTGACGCGTTCAACGCGCTCGACGAGGATCCCGCCTGCCGCGCAAGCGTGCTTTCGGCGGAGGGCAAATCGTTTTGCGCGGGCGCCAACTTCGCCAATCGCGAGCCGACCGGCGCGCGCTCGGGCGAGAACACCAACCCTCTGTATTCCGAAGGCGTGCGGCTCTTCTCGTGCAAGAAGCCGTTCATCGCGGCGGTCCAGGGCGCGGCGATTGGCGGTGGACTCGGACTCGCCCTCGTCGCCGATTTTCGCGTCGCGACTCCCGAAGCGCGCTTCGCCGCGAACTTCGTGAAGATCGGAATCCATCCCGGCTTCGGCCTGACGTATGTTCTGCCGCGTCTCATCGGACAGCAGAAAGCGAACCTGCTGTTCCTGACGGGTCGCCGAATAAACGGTCAAGAGGCATACCAGTGGGGCCTTGCGGACATGCTGGTCGAGCCCGACCGTCTGCGCGCCGCGGCGACCGAGCTTGCCGCCGAGATCGCCGAGAACGCTCCGCTCGCGATCATGTCCACACGCGCGACGATGCGCCACGGCCTCGCCGAAGCGGTGAAGAAGCAGACCGATCACGAGAACATCGAGCAGATGCGCCTGATGAAGACCGAGGACCACCGCGAGGGCGTCAAGGCCGTCGGTGAGCGGCGTCCCGGCAAGTTCGTCGGCAGGTAG
- a CDS encoding kelch repeat-containing protein produces MRAICFLRSRILKPALALLAISCAIAAQGCINPASPGSNDPAYSDNPVSSSDPAVPVAGDVLIAGGVGRLDQSLAPAEFFDPATGKFLITGALTDGRAGSAAAVLAGGKVLLAGGFSGTAMINDFSLTLSGSVVPSADVFSPAAGKFVATGLTIAPRAGYTATTLQSGKVLVAGGIDNRGNVLDSAELYDPASGKFSGIVTAMSDRRAFHTATLLPGGKVLVAGGVTDLSGGTTNSADLYDPLSDTFVQAAAMDHARAGHTATLFTFGPMAGSVLIAGGGGGTGLFLKDSSAEIYDSASGQFLLLRTFMNEARALHTATLLPDGRVLLAGGFDGSVAMAAGTLSGASGSISDSAEIFDPASTQFSCIGGFNSDTTQCNPAMSFARAGQSATLFNSGKLKGQILLAGGWGGRSTDAAGRPLSSAEIFDPATSTFRVTSNMNRARALQSATLLQ; encoded by the coding sequence GTGCGCGCAATCTGTTTCCTGCGGAGCCGAATCCTGAAACCGGCCCTTGCGTTGCTAGCGATCAGTTGTGCGATCGCGGCGCAGGGCTGCATCAATCCTGCGAGTCCCGGCTCGAACGATCCTGCATATTCAGACAATCCCGTCAGTTCGTCCGATCCCGCTGTGCCCGTGGCGGGCGACGTGCTGATCGCCGGCGGCGTCGGGCGGCTCGACCAGAGCCTCGCGCCGGCGGAATTCTTCGATCCTGCGACGGGCAAATTCCTGATCACTGGCGCACTAACTGATGGTCGGGCTGGCTCGGCGGCGGCGGTATTGGCTGGAGGCAAGGTGCTGCTGGCGGGAGGCTTCAGCGGCACGGCGATGATCAATGATTTCTCGCTCACGCTTTCGGGCAGCGTCGTGCCGAGTGCCGATGTCTTCAGTCCCGCGGCGGGCAAGTTCGTCGCAACCGGCCTCACGATCGCGCCTCGCGCCGGCTACACCGCGACCACGCTGCAAAGCGGCAAGGTCCTGGTCGCAGGCGGAATCGACAATCGCGGCAACGTTCTCGACAGCGCCGAGCTTTACGATCCTGCGAGCGGCAAGTTCAGCGGGATCGTCACGGCGATGAGCGATCGGCGCGCGTTTCACACCGCGACACTGCTGCCTGGCGGCAAGGTGCTGGTCGCGGGGGGCGTCACCGACCTTTCCGGCGGCACGACCAATTCGGCGGACCTGTATGATCCGCTGAGCGACACGTTCGTCCAGGCGGCCGCGATGGATCACGCGCGCGCGGGTCATACGGCCACGCTGTTCACCTTTGGACCGATGGCGGGCAGCGTGTTGATCGCGGGAGGCGGCGGCGGCACCGGTCTCTTCCTCAAGGACAGCTCTGCGGAAATTTACGATTCCGCCTCGGGGCAGTTCCTGCTGCTGCGTACCTTTATGAATGAAGCGCGCGCACTTCACACCGCGACGCTGTTGCCCGATGGCCGCGTGCTGCTGGCGGGAGGCTTCGACGGTTCGGTTGCGATGGCGGCTGGAACGCTGTCGGGCGCATCGGGATCGATCAGCGACTCGGCCGAGATTTTCGATCCGGCATCGACCCAGTTCTCGTGTATCGGCGGGTTCAACAGCGATACCACGCAATGCAACCCCGCGATGAGCTTTGCACGCGCCGGTCAGAGCGCGACGCTTTTCAATTCGGGCAAGCTCAAAGGTCAGATCCTGCTCGCGGGAGGATGGGGCGGCAGGAGTACTGATGCGGCGGGACGGCCGCTCAGCAGCGCCGAAATCTTCGATCCGGCAACATCGACCTTCCGCGTCACGTCAAATATGAATCGCGCCCGCGCTCTGCAGAGCGCAACGCTCCTGCAATAA